The DNA segment GCCAGCACGTGCGGGTGGAGCTTCCGCCGGGCCGAATGCTGTCCGTGAAGCCCCTCGAACTGAAGCTCCAGGGCCTGAACGGGGAGGGAAAACCTTCCGGTCCGCCCTTCACGGTCACCATCGACCACTACGACCGGTTCCAGCGGGGCTCCTCCTTCTCGTAGAGCGCCCCGCCTCTCTGCGGCAAGATGAGGGATGGCCGATACCTTTCTCACGCGGATCCCGGCGCTGGCGGATGCGGAATTGCGGGCGTACGCCCACGATCCGCTGGCGTACCGGACCGCCGCGGTGGAAGCGGCCCTGGAGGAGCTGGCCCGCCGAGGCCAGGCCCTTTCGCCTGAGGAACTGGCCCGGATCCGGGCGGACTTGGCGCGGCGGGACGCGGAGCTCCACGGCGCCACCGAAGAAGGAAACGAAGAAGCGGATCTCCGCCGGCGGAAGCGCCGGCGCCGGATCGCGGCGGCCATCCTGGCGGTGGGCCTCAGCGCGTCGGGGATCGCCTTCATCGCCGCGGGACCTCCCCAGTCCAATCCCCTGGGCTACGAGCCGGAGGACACCAAGCGCTACCTGCGCGACCTGGAGATGTACGGCGGAAAGGCCAACGTCATGGCCACGGAATTCCAGCGGTGGTTCGCGAAACAGTGGGAGGGGCGGCGCCTCGCCTCCACCCTGGCGACGTTGACGCTTCTCCTGGCGCTTCCGTTCTGGGTGGCGGGCCGCCCTTCCGGGGAACGCCGCTCGTGACCGGTCCCGCCAAGCCCGGCCTTCATCCGCGCAACCGGCACGCCGGCGGCTACGATTTCCGGCGCCTGACGGAGGCGTGCCCGGAGCTGACGGCCTTCCTGCGCCGCGCCCCCCACGGCGGGTGGACGGTGGACTTCGCCGATCCCGCGGCGGTCAAGGCCCTCAACCGGGCCCTCCTGGCGAAGGCCTACGGAATCCGCGGATGGGACATCCCCGCCGGCTACCTCTGCCCGCCCATTCCGGGACGGGCGGACTACCTCCACCATCTGGCGGACCTGCTGGCGGAAGGGGGCGCCCTTCCCCGCGGACCCGCGATCCGCGCGCTGGATGTGGGCGTGGGCGCCAACGCCATCTACCCGCTGGTGGGCCACCGCGAATACGGCTGGTCCTTTGTGGGGTCCGACGTGGAAGCGGGGGCCCTGGCCTCGGCGGAGCGGATCCTCGCGGCGAATCCCGATCTGCGGAGCGCGGTGGTCCTCCGCCGCCAGGGAAACCCCCGCGCCATCTTCGAGGGCGTGGTGGAGCCGGGCGAGCGCTTCGACCTGACGCTGTGCAATCCCCCCTTCCACGCTTCCGCCCGCGAAGCCCGGGAGGCGAGCCAGCGGAAGTGGCGGAAGCTGGGCCGCGGCGCGGCGGGCGCCGCCCGGAACTTCGGCGGCCAGGGCGCGGAGCTGTGGTGCGACGGCGGCGAAGCGGGCTTCCTGGCGCGGATGGCGGAGGAGAGCGCCGCCTTCGCCGAGCGGATCCTGTGGTTCACGGCGCTGGTCTCCAGTTCGGCCAACCTGCCCGCCGTGCAGCGCGCCCTGCGCCGGGTCGGAGCCCCCGAGATCCGCGTCGTTCCCATGGCCCAGGGGCAGAAGCAGAGCCGGTTCGTGGCCTGGAGCTTCCTGTCCCCCGACGCGCGGGAAGCCTGGCGACGGAGCCCCGGGCCGGGATAGGAAGGACCAAAGCCTCAAAGCGGAGAGCCACGGAGGAGGGGAGGAAAGCGGAAAAGGCATCCCTCCACCTTCCTCTATGCCTCTGCGCGCCTCAGCTTTCAAAATGGTTTTTCTCGGGGCGCGATGGCCCACAAGGACCCTGCTTCGCCGCTCGGCCTCACATTCCTTTGCATTCAAAAATGATGATCGCCACCACGCCCCGGGCCGGGGTAGGAAGGGCCAAAGCCTCAAAGCGGAGAACCACGGAAGAGGGGAGGAAAGCGGAAAAGGCATCCTTCCGCTTTCCTCCGTGCCTCTGCGCGCCTCAGCTTTCAAAATGGTTTTCCTGGGGCGCGACGGCCCACAGGGACACGGCTTCGCCGCTTGGCCTCGCATCCCTTTGCATTCAAAAATGGTGATCACCACCAAGACGCACATCCTCAGTTGGGAGAGCTTTTCTTGGTGTCTTGGTGGTGAAAAGAAAATCTTGGGCCTTGATCGCTCATTGGCCTCAGAACACGGACCAGCCCGTGCGCGTCGTGAAGCGGTCGAGGGCCTCCACGCCCGCCACGCTGTTGCCGTGGGGATCCAGCGCCGGGCTCCACACGCACAAAACCCCTCGCTCCGGGAGCACGGCGAGAATCCCACCGCCCACGCCGCTCTTGCCGGGCAGGCCCACGCGGTAGGCGAAGTCGCCGGCGGCATCGTAGGTGCCGCAGGTGAGCATCACCGAGTTGATGCGCTTCGCCTCGCTGCGGGTGAGCAGGCGCGAGCCGTCCGCCCGCAGCCCGTGGTTGGCGAGGAAGAGGCCTGCCCGCGCCAGGTCCGCGCAGCTCATCCGCAGGGCGCACTGCCGGAAGTAGTGGTCCAGCACGCGGTCCACGGGGTTCTCCAGGTTCCCGCAACTGGCCATGAAGTGGGCCAGGGCGGCGTTGCGGTGGCCGTGGCTGGCCTCCGACGCGGCGATCTCCGGATCCACATCCACGGCCGCGTTGCCGCTCTCCTCCCGCAGGAAGGTCCGCAGGGTGTTCAGGGAATCGCCCGTCAGCGACAGCAGGCGATCGATGAGGATGAGCGCCCCCGCGTTGATGAAGGGATTGCGGGGAATGCCCTTTTCATATTCCAGCTGCACCAGCGAATTGAAGGGATTGCCCGAAGGTTCGCGCCCCACGCGCGTCCACAGGGCCTCGCCGTCGCGGGCCAACACCAGGGCCAGCGAGAACGCCTTGGACACGCTCTGGATGGAGAAGGGCTCCCGCCAATCCCCGCTGCCGAAAAGGCCGCCGTCGATGGTGGCGAGGGCCAGGCCGAACCGCGAGGGGGGAACGGAGGCGAGGGCCGGAATGTAGTCCGCCACCTTCCCCCGCGCCGCGAAGGGCGCCGATTCCGCGGCCAAGTCGTCCAGAAGCGCCTGAAGGTCCATGAGAGGCAGGATAGCGGATGGAATCCGGGCGCCCGTGTTGATCCCCGCCGCGCCGTAGCGGATCCTGATCGAGGAGCCCCCATGACCCCCCTCGCCGCCGATCTCCTTCTCCTGTTCCGCCGGGACCTGCAGTGCCTCCTGCGGGAAGTGGCCCTGTTCCCCGATGACGCCTCCCTGTGGCGGACCCTGCCCGGCATCGCCAACAGCGCGGGGAACGTCGCCCTGCACGTGGCGGGCAACCTCCAGCACTTCATGGGCGCGGTCCTGGGCGGGACGGGCTACGTCCGCGAGCGCGAGCGGGAGTTCGCGCAGCGGGAGGGCCGGCGGGAGGATGTGGCCGCCGAGTTGCGCGGCGCCCTGGCGGCCGTGGAGACGGGCCTCGCCGCCGTGACGGAGGCGGGCCTCGCGGCGCCCTTCCCCGCCCTGCTCGGGGGCCACCGCGTGCCCACGGGGCGCTTCCTGCTGCACCTGGAGACGCACCTCGCGTTCCACCTGGGCCAGGTCGGCTACCTGCGCCGGGCGCTCACGGGGGATTCCACGGGCTCCGGAGCCGTGGGCATCGGGGAGATCGCGGAGGTGGCGGAATGACCCCGCGGCCGCAGACGGATCCCGAAGCACCGCTCCTGATCCCCTTCCGCGCCGGCGTCCTGCTCGGCGCCCTGGCGGTCCTGTGGACCTTCGTCATGGGCTTCACCGGCTGGTACCGGCAGCCGACGCTCCTGTTCCTGCTCTGGCTGGTGATCCCGCTCCAGATCGTGATCCTCGCGGGGATGCTGCGCCTCACGGCGCCCACTGCGGGCTATTTCCGCCAGGTGCAGAACGGCGTGGCCGCCTCGGTCATCGCGTCGCTGATCATCGCGGTGGGCAGCCTGCTGTTCACCACCGTGGTGTTCCCCAGCTACTTCCGCGAGATGGAGGCCCTGGGCCGCCTGCGGATGGCCCACCAGGGCCTCAGCGCCGACCAGATCGAGGCGCTGGTGAAGGCCCAGGCGCCCATGCGGACGCCGCTGGGCAACGCCTTCGCCGGAGCGCTGGGCACGTGGCTCACGGGCTTGGGCACGTCGCTCGTGGCCGCGGCCTGGTTCCGCAGGCGCTGATCCCCGCTCGTTCAGCGTTCGTGGCGGATCTCCGCCACGAACTCCAAGGGGAAGCGCCGCCCGGCGAGGGCGTCGTCCAGGCAGCGCAGCACCCAGCCCGACCGCAGGGGTGCGGCGACCAGTTCCTCGCGGGTGAGCCAGTGGCACCGCAGGATGTCCGGATCCTCCGGCGCGGCCTCGGCGCCTTCGGGCACCGTGCCCGTGAAGCAGACGCGGAGATAGTCCTTCCCGTTGGCCGCCCGCAAGGGATAGAGCCCCACGATGGCGTCGGGCGCGAAGGCCAGGCCCGTCTCCTCGCGCACCTCGCGCCGGACGGCGTCGAGGACGGATTCGCCGGGTTCCACATGCCCGGCGGGCTGGTTGATCACGGGGAGGCCGGTGACCTTGTCGGGCTCTTCCACCACCAGGAAGCGGCCCTGGCGCTCGATGACGGCGGCGACGGTGAGGGCCCACATGCTCAGGCCGGCAGGAAGAGGAGGAAGCCGTTGAGGAAGTAGACGATGCCCACCGCGCCGACCGCCAGGCCCAGCCAGTAGACGGGCTTCTGCTTCAGGAGGGCGGCGATGGACGACAGCAGGATGGCGATCTGGAGGAAGATCACCGCCAGCCCGAAGGCCGCGCCGTGCTTCTGAGCGTCGGCCTTCGCGTCCTCGAAGCGCCGCGCCTCCTTCTGGATCTCCGCCTTCTCCGCGTCGTACTTGGCGGCCTTCCGTTCGACGTCGGCCAGGCTCTGCTCCAGAAGAGCGACCGCCGGCTTGGGAGCCAGCGCGATCTCCCGCTTCAGGCGCAGGGCCTCCAGTTCGTAGAGGTTTCCCTTGATGCCCTTGGCTTGGTAGTAGGCCCACTGATCGGAGGCCTGGCTCTGGCTCAGGACCGTCCGCGTGGAGTGCCCGCCGCCCTTGAACGTGGCGAGGGTCGCGCAGACCGCGAGCATCACCGTCGTCAGCGCCAGCAGGTTCAGCCAGGGTTCCTTCTTGTCGTCGCTCATGGATCCACGATTACCACGAAGCGGGCGGATCATTCCCAGCGGCGGTCGTCCAGCCGATAGCGGTGGCGGAGGTCGCGGCGGGTGCCCGGAAAGACGTCCGCGCGGCGGGCCTCCTCCTCCGCCTCCCGGAAGCGGTCGCGCAGCCCGTCCACGGCCTGCCGGAGCCCGGCTCCGCGCGCTTCCCGCCCCTTCACCGACTCGCCCTGGAGGGCGCCCCTCTCCCAGAACGCGTAGAAATTCCGGTCGAAGGTGCCCACCGCTCGCCCCTCCCAGTCATAGGTGAGGAAGGAGGCGAAGGCCGATTCCAATTGGTCGGCGCCCCGGGCGATGGCTTCCAGCCGCGCGGCGTAGCGGCGGGTGCCCTCCTCCCGCAGCCGGTCCGTCTCGCTGGGGCCGGCGCCGGGGAGGAGCGCCTTCATGCCTTCGTCGGGCCCGGAGGGGACGAACGCCAGTTGCAAGGGCTTCCCGTCCAGCAGCGCTCGGGCGTGGTCGATGGCCACAGCGAAGTTCAGGCCCTGGCTGCCGCGAAAACCCATGGTGGTGATCCCCACCGCGCGACCCGCGCGGTCCACCAACGGGCCGCCGCTGTTTCCGGGGTTGAGGGCGGTGTCCGTCTGGAGGACCACCACGCGGTCCAGGCGGCGGAGGCTGCTGACGATGCCGCGGGTGACCGTGTTCTGAAGCAGCCCGAGGGGCGTGCCGACGGCGAGGACTTCCTGACCCGGGCGCACCTCCTGGACGGTGCCCAGCGGCAGGAACGCGCGCTCAGGACCGGGCTGCATCAGGTGGAGTACCGCCAGATCGTAGCCCGCGGCGGTGGCCTCGATGCGGGCGTCCAGGACGCTGCCGTCGGCGAGGCGTAGCTTCACGTAGCTCCGACCCACGATGACGTGGTGGTTCGTCAGGAGTCGATCGCGGCCCACGAAGAAGGCGCTTCCGCTCCGGCCCGAGCCCGTCTCCACCATCACCACGGCGGGCAGGACGCGCGCCACCACGTCCTCGGTGGAGGGCGCCGCGGACGTGGCGCTCCCGGCGGGTTCAGGCGCGGGAACTTCCGGAAGCGGAGGCTGGGGCGCCGCCGCGGGAGCCGAAAAAGCGGGCGCGGGGCGCCGCCCCTCCCGCCACCGGACGAGGCCCGCGCCCCCCGCCGCGGCCAGAGCCACGGCAGCGACAAACGCGAGGGGCGTCCACGGAGAGCGGGAGGAGTCGGCCATCGGACATCCGGAGAGATGGCCCCAGCCTGACAGGCCTCGGCTCCGAACGCAGCAGGGCCCGGGACGAACCCGGGCCCTGGGGGTGCGGAGCGGCTAGTAGCGGTAGTGATCCGTCTTGTACGGCCCTTCCACGGACACGCCGATGTATTTCGCCTGATCGGGACGCAGGGCCGTGAGCTTGGCGTTGAGGGTCTGGAGCTGGAGCCGCGCCACCTGCTCATCCAGGTGCTTCGGCAGGGTGTAGACGCCCACCTGGTACTCGCCCTTCTTCGTCCACAGCTCAATCTGCGCCAGGGTCTGGTTGGCGAAGGAGGAGGACATCACGTAGCTGGGATGACCCGTGCCGCAACCCAGGTTCACCAGGCGGCCCTTGGCCAGGAGGATGATGCGGTGGCCGTCGGGGAAGATCACGTGGTCCACCTGGGGCTTGATCTCCTCCCACTCGCAGGCCTCTAGGCCGGCCACGTCGATCTCGCTGTCGAAGTGGCCGATGTTGCACACGATGGCGTTGTGCTTCATCCGGGCCATGTGGTCGCGGGTGATCACGTGGAAGTTGCCCGTGGCGGTGACGAAGATGTCGGCCTGGTCGCAGGCCTCGTCCATGGTGACGACGCGGTAGCCCTCCATGGCCGCCTGCAAAGCGCAGATGGGATCGATCTCGGTCACCCACACCTGGGCGCTGAGGGCGCGCAGCGCCTGGGCGCTGCCCTTGCCCACGTCGCCGTAGCCGCACACCACGGCGATCTTGCCGGCGACCATCACGTCCGTGGCGCGCTTGATGGCGTCCACCAACGATTCCCGGCAGCCGTACAGGTTGTCGAACTTGCTCTTGGTGACGCTGTCGTTGACGTTGATGGCGGGGAACTTCAGCTCGCCCTTCTTGGCCATCTCGTACAGCCGGTGGACACCGGTGGTGGTCTCCTCGGTCACGCCCTCGACCTTCGCCAACTGGGTGGAGTACCAGGTCGGCTGCTCGGCCAGGCGCTTGCGGATGGCGGCGAAGAGCACGGTGGCTTCCTCGCTGTCCGGGTGGTCCAGCACGTGGATGTCCTGCTCGGCCCGCGCGCCCAGGTGCAGGAGGAGGGTGGCGTCGCCGCCGTCATCGAGGATCATGTTGGCCCCGCCGTCGAAGTCGAAGATGCGGTGCGTGTAGTCCCAGTACTCGGGCAGTGTCTCGCCCTTCACGGCGAAGACCGGCGTCCCGCCCGCGGCGATGGCGGCGGCGGCGTGGTCCTGGGTGCTGAAGATGTTGCAGCTGGCCCAGCGCACGTCGGCGCCCAGGGCCTTCAGCGTTTCGATGAGCACCGCCGTCTGGATGGTCATATGGAGGGAGCCGGCGATGCGCGCACCCTTCAGCGGCTGCTCCGCGGCGTACTGCTTCCGGATGGCCATCAGCGCGGGCATCTCGCCTTCGGCGATGGCGAGCTCCCGCCGGCCCCAGGGGGCGAGGGAGAGATCAGCGACGAGGAAATCGGTGGCGACGGCGGCCATGGGGCACCTCCATGAAGGACCGGGACGAAGCGGAAGACCCACCTCATCGACCCGGAGCGGGTTGAGGTGAGCGCCGTTCAGAAAGGGGGCCGAGCCTGGGATTTTCCGCGCGGAAATCCTGCAGCGCTCCTCGGACTTTTCCAGGGTAATCGGTTCTGTAGAGACGCGGAAAAGATTTGGGATCAGGTTTTTAAACATGTCATTCTATAAAAATTCATCTAAATAAAAATATATAACATAATTTAATTAATAACAGTAATTATAAAAATATAAATAATTTATGTCATTAAATAGTTACATAATAAAAAATAATAAATTTACAAATAACAATATATAAGCACTTAAAAATAGGCACGATCTTCGATTCCTCCTGGCTGCCTGAAAGGAGGCATCCATGTCGAACCCCCTCTCTTCCCTGGTCCTGGCTCTCGCCTTGGCCCTTCCCCTCCCCGCCGCGGCGACCCGCGCGGCTCACGCTCCCCAGCGGCCGGTGAATCTCAACACCGCGTCCGTCACGGAGTTGATGCAGCTGCCCCGGATCGGACAGAAGACCGCGGAGCGCATCGTCGCCTTCCGCAAACAGCACGGGGGCTTTCAGCGGCCCGAGGAGCTGATGAACGTCAAAGGGGTCGGCGAGAAGTCCTACGCCCGGCTCAAGCCCTTCCTGTCCATCTCCTCCGCGCCCCGCGCGGCCGGCGCGAAGTAGGGAGGGCGCCATGATTCCGGGCTGCCGCCGCTCGCAGCGGGGAACCTCCTTGCTGGAATTCACCCTGACGATGAGCATCGCCGCTCTCCTCGCCGGAGCGGGCCTCTCCCAGCTCGATTCCGGCGCCACGGAGCTATCCGCGGCCCAGGATGAGATCTGCGGCAGCCTGGATCAGGCCTTCAACCTCGCCCGGGCCCGGGGCACCAACGTCACCGTCGCCCTGGGAAAGGCTACAGGAGCCGGCGAGCACCTCCCGGTGCAGGTGGGCCGGCGCGTGAAGTGGGGAAAGCCCGCCAACATCCCGATGCCGCCGGACATGGACGAAGGCAGCGTCGCCGCCGCCACCGGCGAGTCCCACGCGCTGTTCACCGTCACCCCTCGCCACACAGCTCTGGCCGGCGCGTGGTTCCTCAACGACGGGCGGGACGCCCTGTGCATGCGCCTGTCGGGGCACGGGCGCCTCCAGGTCCTGCGGTGGCGCCGGGAACGCCAGAAGTGGACGAGGGCGTGATGCGCGCCCTGGCCACCTCCCTTCTCCAGCGGGTCGGATCCCTCGGCGCGCGCCTGATTCCGACTCCCCTCTGCGCGCCCCTCCGCGTCGCCACGCGGGAACTCCGCCGCACCCTCCACCTCGCCTTCGGGCTGGCCGCCGCCCACGATCGGACGGTGATCCTGGAGCCCCACCGGGAGGCTTCGGCGGGAAGGATCTCCGTGCGCCTGCCGCAAGGGGTGCGCTGGGGACGGCCCGAACAGGTGCCGCTGCCGCCCAGCCTCGCGGACAGCGGGTGGTGGAGCGGCCATCCCCATCCCATCACCGTCATGCCCCACGGCCGGGCCGCGGCGAACGTCTGGTTCCTCCACCACGGCCGGGAAGCCCTGTGCCTCCGCCTCGATCTGGCGGGATCCCTCGAACTGCTCCGCTACCGGCCCCTGTGGCGCACGTGGACCCGCTGCTGAAGGAAGCGCCATGCGCATTCTCGATCTCTCCCCCGACCAGCGCCCCCGGGAACGCCTGCTGTCGGGCCACGGCGAGGGCCTCTCCGACGCCGATCTTCTCGCCCTCCTGTGGGGCTCCGGCCGCCCCGGTCAGAGCGCCGTGGAACTGGCCCAGGCCGTCCTGGGCCGCACCGGCGGACTGGCTGGCCTCATGGGCCTGGGCCTCCACGACTGGCTGGGCCAGCCCGGCCTCGGCCCCGCCAAGGCCGGCCAGTTGTGGGCCGCCCTCGAACTCGCCCGCCGCCGGGCCCGCGGTACCGAGCGCCTCCGCATCACCAGCCCCCGCGCCGCAGGCGACTACCTCCTGCCCCGCTGCCGCGGCTGGACCGAGGAGCGATTCGGCCTCCTCGCCCTCAACGCCAAAGGCGATCTCCTGGCCGAGCGACTCCTCAGCCAGGGGACCGCCACCGCCACCCTCATCAGTCCGAGGGAATTCTTCCGTGAAGCCCTCCGCTACGGCGCGACCACCGCCCTAGCCTTCCACAACCACCCGAGCGGCGATCCCACCCCCAGCCGCGAGGACACCCAACTCACCCGACGACTTTTCGCCGCGGGGGAATCGCTGGGCATCCCTTTGGCCGACCATCTCATTCTTGGGCATGACCGCTACCACAGCTTCCGGGCGGCGGAGGGGTGGGATCGGGAAGCAAGTAACCTCTTGTGAAGCTGGTCTATCGCGTCGCGCCAAGACTCTCGCCGATTCCACAATCCCTCGGACCGCCCAAACAGGTGGATTCCGTGATTTGAATCCCCCTTTTTGCTGTGGCGCGTCAAAAAGAAAGCGCGTGGCGCCGTCAAAATGCTTGGAGCTTCCAATCTTTTTGGCAATCCCCATCGCCGCCGCTGCTGCGCGGCGGTCAGCTTGAAGCCCGGGGAGGCTGAAGAGAGGGTTACCCATGGGCCCAGCGTCGGGCGCGACTGAACATCAAAAAAAGTGAGCGGACGGCCCCAAAGGAGCGAGTCATGGACTCATCGAGGCCGGGCCACAGCGGATCACCCCACCAGATTTTCATTAAGGCCCCAGAAATAATTCTGGGGCCTTAATTGGTGATGTCAGGTCAACGCAATAAATCTCTGATCAAGAAATATAAAATTTGAAGTATTTGCACTTTTGGTGGAGCCGCGTGGGGATTACCGTATTCGCGAGATGAACATTCAAACAAAATGAACAATTTTGATTTAAACTTAATTAAAAATAGCCATTTTCTTGCTTTATTGTTTGTGTGCACGAAACACCTCTTCTTATTTTTTTGTTACCAACAGAATAAGAGAGAGGCAAAATATATATGCGATTGCAATGTTTAACGCATTATCTAATGTGATTAAACATGTCGAGTCAGACAACCACCTTCTCTGAGCTATTTTCTAGTCTATCACTAACGAGACGGTAGAGCCAGCCTACCGCGTCCGCGGCCAGAGCTGCCCAGCCCCAGGACGGGCCTGGCACATCCCCAAGCGCGTCCTGGGCCAGAGCTGGCCGCCGCGGTGGCGGCCGTTCATGTCGTAGAGCTTCTGGCCGTCCCGCCACAATTCCGGCTTGGGATCCTCCACACCCTTCAGCCAGACCACGCTGCCGTCGCCGTCCAGGTAGCTGAAGATCCCGTAGGGCTGCGCGAAGGCCGTGTCTTCCGCCCGCACCACGTAGTGGTCCGCGTAGGTGTAGACCCAGCCGCCAGCGCCGGCGTAGCGGGCTGTGGCGTAGGAGTCGCGGCTGGTGGCGCCGTAGGGATAGACGGACCACACGCGGGCCTGGGCGGCATCGCCCCACACGCCGGCCAGCTGGTGAATCTCAAGGCCCAGGTCCCGCTGCCAGGGGCCTTCGAAGGGGTGGATGGCGCCCCGGTCTGTGGCGTAGGCCCAGCCGCTGGTGTCGTAGATCCCCGCCCCCGTGTAGGTGTTGTAGCCCGCGTAGTGCCGCAGCCGGCCATAGGCGACCGCCGATTCGCTGCGGACCGCATTGAGGGCCACGGGCATGGCCGAGTAGAGCAGCAGGTCAAAGATTGTCCCCGTGAGGATCGACTGGGCGGGCCAATGCCAGTCCCCGTTTTCCGACATCGTGACGGACTGCCCAAACGAATTCCCGTACGACCCGCCCAGCAGCCTCTCGAAATTCATGACGGG comes from the Geothrix sp. 21YS21S-4 genome and includes:
- a CDS encoding Tfp pilus assembly protein FimT/FimU → MIPGCRRSQRGTSLLEFTLTMSIAALLAGAGLSQLDSGATELSAAQDEICGSLDQAFNLARARGTNVTVALGKATGAGEHLPVQVGRRVKWGKPANIPMPPDMDEGSVAAATGESHALFTVTPRHTALAGAWFLNDGRDALCMRLSGHGRLQVLRWRRERQKWTRA
- the ahcY gene encoding adenosylhomocysteinase — protein: MAAVATDFLVADLSLAPWGRRELAIAEGEMPALMAIRKQYAAEQPLKGARIAGSLHMTIQTAVLIETLKALGADVRWASCNIFSTQDHAAAAIAAGGTPVFAVKGETLPEYWDYTHRIFDFDGGANMILDDGGDATLLLHLGARAEQDIHVLDHPDSEEATVLFAAIRKRLAEQPTWYSTQLAKVEGVTEETTTGVHRLYEMAKKGELKFPAINVNDSVTKSKFDNLYGCRESLVDAIKRATDVMVAGKIAVVCGYGDVGKGSAQALRALSAQVWVTEIDPICALQAAMEGYRVVTMDEACDQADIFVTATGNFHVITRDHMARMKHNAIVCNIGHFDSEIDVAGLEACEWEEIKPQVDHVIFPDGHRIILLAKGRLVNLGCGTGHPSYVMSSSFANQTLAQIELWTKKGEYQVGVYTLPKHLDEQVARLQLQTLNAKLTALRPDQAKYIGVSVEGPYKTDHYRY
- a CDS encoding S1C family serine protease produces the protein MADSSRSPWTPLAFVAAVALAAAGGAGLVRWREGRRPAPAFSAPAAAPQPPLPEVPAPEPAGSATSAAPSTEDVVARVLPAVVMVETGSGRSGSAFFVGRDRLLTNHHVIVGRSYVKLRLADGSVLDARIEATAAGYDLAVLHLMQPGPERAFLPLGTVQEVRPGQEVLAVGTPLGLLQNTVTRGIVSSLRRLDRVVVLQTDTALNPGNSGGPLVDRAGRAVGITTMGFRGSQGLNFAVAIDHARALLDGKPLQLAFVPSGPDEGMKALLPGAGPSETDRLREEGTRRYAARLEAIARGADQLESAFASFLTYDWEGRAVGTFDRNFYAFWERGALQGESVKGREARGAGLRQAVDGLRDRFREAEEEARRADVFPGTRRDLRHRYRLDDRRWE
- a CDS encoding NUDIX domain-containing protein; translated protein: MWALTVAAVIERQGRFLVVEEPDKVTGLPVINQPAGHVEPGESVLDAVRREVREETGLAFAPDAIVGLYPLRAANGKDYLRVCFTGTVPEGAEAAPEDPDILRCHWLTREELVAAPLRSGWVLRCLDDALAGRRFPLEFVAEIRHER
- a CDS encoding glutaminase, giving the protein MDLQALLDDLAAESAPFAARGKVADYIPALASVPPSRFGLALATIDGGLFGSGDWREPFSIQSVSKAFSLALVLARDGEALWTRVGREPSGNPFNSLVQLEYEKGIPRNPFINAGALILIDRLLSLTGDSLNTLRTFLREESGNAAVDVDPEIAASEASHGHRNAALAHFMASCGNLENPVDRVLDHYFRQCALRMSCADLARAGLFLANHGLRADGSRLLTRSEAKRINSVMLTCGTYDAAGDFAYRVGLPGKSGVGGGILAVLPERGVLCVWSPALDPHGNSVAGVEALDRFTTRTGWSVF
- the rlmF gene encoding 23S rRNA (adenine(1618)-N(6))-methyltransferase RlmF gives rise to the protein MTGPAKPGLHPRNRHAGGYDFRRLTEACPELTAFLRRAPHGGWTVDFADPAAVKALNRALLAKAYGIRGWDIPAGYLCPPIPGRADYLHHLADLLAEGGALPRGPAIRALDVGVGANAIYPLVGHREYGWSFVGSDVEAGALASAERILAANPDLRSAVVLRRQGNPRAIFEGVVEPGERFDLTLCNPPFHASAREAREASQRKWRKLGRGAAGAARNFGGQGAELWCDGGEAGFLARMAEESAAFAERILWFTALVSSSANLPAVQRALRRVGAPEIRVVPMAQGQKQSRFVAWSFLSPDAREAWRRSPGPG
- a CDS encoding helix-hairpin-helix domain-containing protein; the protein is MSNPLSSLVLALALALPLPAAATRAAHAPQRPVNLNTASVTELMQLPRIGQKTAERIVAFRKQHGGFQRPEELMNVKGVGEKSYARLKPFLSISSAPRAAGAK
- the radC gene encoding DNA repair protein RadC; translated protein: MRILDLSPDQRPRERLLSGHGEGLSDADLLALLWGSGRPGQSAVELAQAVLGRTGGLAGLMGLGLHDWLGQPGLGPAKAGQLWAALELARRRARGTERLRITSPRAAGDYLLPRCRGWTEERFGLLALNAKGDLLAERLLSQGTATATLISPREFFREALRYGATTALAFHNHPSGDPTPSREDTQLTRRLFAAGESLGIPLADHLILGHDRYHSFRAAEGWDREASNLL
- a CDS encoding DUF4337 domain-containing protein, which codes for MSDDKKEPWLNLLALTTVMLAVCATLATFKGGGHSTRTVLSQSQASDQWAYYQAKGIKGNLYELEALRLKREIALAPKPAVALLEQSLADVERKAAKYDAEKAEIQKEARRFEDAKADAQKHGAAFGLAVIFLQIAILLSSIAALLKQKPVYWLGLAVGAVGIVYFLNGFLLFLPA
- a CDS encoding DinB family protein, translating into MTPLAADLLLLFRRDLQCLLREVALFPDDASLWRTLPGIANSAGNVALHVAGNLQHFMGAVLGGTGYVREREREFAQREGRREDVAAELRGALAAVETGLAAVTEAGLAAPFPALLGGHRVPTGRFLLHLETHLAFHLGQVGYLRRALTGDSTGSGAVGIGEIAEVAE
- a CDS encoding DUF4199 domain-containing protein, which produces MTPRPQTDPEAPLLIPFRAGVLLGALAVLWTFVMGFTGWYRQPTLLFLLWLVIPLQIVILAGMLRLTAPTAGYFRQVQNGVAASVIASLIIAVGSLLFTTVVFPSYFREMEALGRLRMAHQGLSADQIEALVKAQAPMRTPLGNAFAGALGTWLTGLGTSLVAAAWFRRR